One window from the genome of Paraclostridium sordellii encodes:
- the meaB gene encoding methylmalonyl Co-A mutase-associated GTPase MeaB has translation MKDIVTRVLEGKKRDCARLITIVENEQLGYEDYLKSIYKHTGRAYVIGITGPPGAGKSTLTDKLVKLIRKQDKKVGIIAIDPTSPFTKGAILGDRIRMNDLNTDKGVFIRSMGTRGSLGGLSNATQAAIKVLDVYGCDYIFIETVGVGQSEIDIVKTADTTLMVMVPGLGDDIQAIKAGVMEIADVFAINKADKDGAKRTSLEIEMMLDFKKDWEFRPPVSLVTAENGDGIEKVYENILKHRDFLIDTNKLNSKRLERNRIEVKELVQRKVSKLVKDLEYTDEIEQLLGKTITKESDPYSISNMIFEKVTKI, from the coding sequence GACAAGGGTTCTAGAAGGAAAAAAAAGAGATTGTGCTAGACTTATCACTATTGTAGAAAATGAACAGTTAGGATATGAAGATTACTTAAAAAGTATTTATAAACATACTGGAAGAGCTTATGTTATAGGTATAACAGGTCCTCCAGGTGCTGGAAAATCTACTCTAACTGATAAGTTAGTAAAATTAATTAGAAAGCAAGATAAAAAAGTAGGTATTATAGCTATAGATCCAACAAGTCCATTTACAAAAGGAGCTATTCTTGGAGATAGAATAAGGATGAATGATTTAAATACAGACAAGGGTGTATTTATAAGATCTATGGGCACTAGAGGAAGCTTAGGTGGACTTTCAAATGCAACTCAAGCAGCTATAAAAGTACTTGATGTATATGGATGTGATTACATATTTATAGAAACTGTAGGTGTTGGACAATCAGAAATTGATATTGTTAAAACAGCCGATACAACTTTAATGGTAATGGTACCAGGACTTGGAGATGATATACAAGCTATAAAAGCGGGAGTCATGGAGATTGCAGATGTATTTGCTATAAATAAAGCTGATAAAGATGGAGCTAAGAGAACTTCATTAGAAATTGAAATGATGTTAGACTTTAAAAAAGATTGGGAGTTTAGACCACCGGTAAGTTTAGTTACTGCAGAAAATGGAGATGGAATAGAAAAAGTATATGAAAATATTTTAAAGCATAGAGATTTTTTAATAGATACAAATAAATTAAACTCTAAAAGATTAGAAAGAAATAGAATTGAAGTTAAAGAACTAGTTCAAAGAAAAGTATCAAAACTAGTAAAAGATTTAGAATATACTGATGAAATTGAACAACTATTAGGAAAAACTATAACTAAAGAATCAGATCCATATTCTATAAGCAATATGATTTTTGAAAAGGTTACTAAAATTTAG
- the mce gene encoding methylmalonyl-CoA epimerase, producing the protein MNILRVDHVGIAVNNLEETLKFYEDVLGLKCEGTEIVEDQKVKVAFLPVGDTELELLESTCEDGPIAKFIAKNGGRGGIQHVAVRVDDIEKAIEEVKEKGYKMIDEKPRYGAGNAKIAFCHPKGTDGVLLELSERK; encoded by the coding sequence ATGAATATATTAAGAGTAGATCATGTAGGTATAGCGGTAAATAATTTAGAAGAAACTTTAAAGTTTTATGAAGATGTTTTAGGTCTTAAATGCGAAGGTACGGAGATTGTTGAAGATCAAAAGGTTAAGGTAGCATTTTTACCTGTAGGAGATACGGAGTTAGAGTTATTAGAATCAACTTGTGAAGATGGACCAATAGCAAAATTCATAGCTAAAAATGGTGGACGTGGAGGAATACAACATGTTGCAGTAAGAGTTGACGATATAGAAAAAGCAATAGAAGAAGTTAAAGAAAAAGGATATAAAATGATAGATGAAAAACCAAGATATGGAGCAGGGAATGCAAAGATAGCCTTTTGTCATCCAAAGGGCACTGATGGAGTATTATTAGAATTAAGTGAGAGAAAATAA
- the mmdA gene encoding methylmalonyl-CoA decarboxylase subunit alpha — protein MSQEKLNLLYEKRRKVEEGGGQKRIDKQHTSGKLTARERLNKLFDENTFVELDAFVKHRCTNFGMEKQDIPGEGVVTGYGKVDGRLVCAFAQDFTVLGGSLGEMHAKKIGKVMDMALKLGTPVIGLNDSGGARIQEAVDALAGYGEIFYKNTIASGVVPQISAIMGPCAGGAVYSPALTDFIYMVDQTSQMFITGPQVIKTVTGEEVTSEELGGASTHNTTSGVAHFIALNDEDCIVQIRKLLSFLPSNNSEKAPILDCEDDPNRKNETLNSIIPEASNKPYDMKEIIYEIVDNSDFYEVQPFFAQNIITGFARINGESIGIIANQPKVMGGSLDINASDKSSRFIRTCDAFNIPILSLVDVPGFLPGTSQEYGGIIRHGAKMLYAYSEATVPKITLITRKAYGGSYLAMCSKDLGADMVLAWPTAEVAVMGPSGAANIIFKNDIKNAKDPKKMRELKIKEYTDEFATPYKAAERGYIDDVIEPSLSRIRIADAIDTLASKRDDRPPKKHGNIPL, from the coding sequence ATGTCACAAGAAAAATTAAATTTACTTTATGAAAAAAGACGTAAAGTAGAAGAAGGCGGCGGACAAAAAAGAATCGATAAACAACATACATCAGGAAAATTAACAGCAAGAGAAAGATTAAACAAATTATTTGATGAAAACACTTTTGTAGAGTTAGATGCTTTTGTAAAACACAGATGTACAAACTTTGGAATGGAAAAACAAGATATACCCGGTGAAGGTGTAGTTACAGGATATGGAAAAGTTGATGGAAGATTAGTATGTGCATTTGCTCAGGATTTTACTGTGTTAGGAGGATCACTTGGAGAAATGCATGCTAAAAAAATAGGCAAAGTTATGGATATGGCATTAAAACTAGGCACACCTGTTATAGGTCTTAACGATTCTGGAGGAGCAAGAATTCAAGAAGCTGTAGATGCTTTGGCTGGATATGGAGAAATTTTTTATAAAAATACAATTGCATCAGGAGTAGTTCCACAAATATCAGCCATAATGGGACCTTGTGCAGGGGGAGCTGTATACTCTCCAGCACTTACAGATTTTATATATATGGTAGATCAAACTAGTCAAATGTTTATAACTGGACCTCAAGTTATAAAAACTGTAACAGGAGAAGAAGTTACATCAGAAGAATTAGGTGGAGCTTCAACTCACAATACAACCTCAGGAGTAGCTCATTTTATAGCTTTAAATGATGAAGATTGTATAGTACAGATAAGAAAATTATTATCATTTTTACCATCAAATAATTCTGAAAAAGCACCAATACTAGATTGTGAAGATGACCCAAATAGAAAAAATGAAACTTTAAATAGTATAATTCCAGAGGCTTCAAACAAGCCATATGACATGAAAGAAATAATATATGAAATAGTAGATAATAGTGATTTTTATGAAGTACAACCATTTTTTGCTCAAAATATTATAACAGGTTTTGCTAGAATAAATGGGGAAAGCATAGGAATAATTGCAAATCAACCTAAAGTAATGGGTGGATCATTAGATATAAATGCTTCAGATAAATCATCTAGATTCATAAGAACTTGCGATGCTTTTAATATACCTATACTTAGTTTAGTTGATGTTCCAGGATTCTTACCAGGTACTTCTCAAGAATATGGAGGGATTATAAGACATGGAGCTAAAATGCTTTATGCATATAGCGAAGCAACTGTACCTAAGATAACGTTGATAACAAGAAAAGCATATGGAGGTTCTTACCTTGCTATGTGTTCAAAAGACTTAGGGGCAGATATGGTATTAGCATGGCCAACTGCAGAAGTAGCAGTTATGGGACCAAGTGGTGCAGCTAATATAATATTTAAAAACGACATAAAAAATGCTAAAGATCCTAAAAAGATGAGAGAGTTAAAGATAAAAGAGTATACAGATGAATTTGCAACTCCATATAAAGCAGCTGAAAGAGGATATATAGATGATGTGATAGAGCCATCATTATCTAGAATAAGAATAGCAGACGCAATAGATACATTAGCATCAAAGCGTGATGATAGACCACCTAAAAAGCATGGAAATATACCTTTATAG
- a CDS encoding OadG family protein — MNISQLLEALKDPSSVLSTGEKLLGGISVALLSMGVVFIILVIIALIITILQKDRSSKTKLAIVKNEDDENKSNEDDFKELVAVITASIAASTGNSTNNIIVRKIQRSNNNKSSWERMSQNTIK, encoded by the coding sequence ATGAATATTAGCCAATTACTAGAAGCATTAAAAGACCCTTCATCAGTACTTTCAACAGGGGAAAAGTTATTAGGAGGAATTAGTGTAGCGCTACTTTCTATGGGAGTTGTTTTTATAATTTTAGTTATTATAGCATTAATAATAACTATACTTCAAAAAGATAGAAGTAGTAAAACTAAATTAGCTATAGTAAAAAATGAAGATGATGAAAATAAATCAAATGAGGATGATTTTAAAGAGCTAGTAGCAGTAATAACTGCTTCTATAGCAGCATCAACTGGAAACTCTACTAATAATATAATCGTTAGAAAAATTCAAAGAAGTAATAACAATAAATCAAGTTGGGAGAGAATGTCACAAAATACTATCAAGTAA
- a CDS encoding biotin/lipoyl-containing protein: MIKKYNITVNGNTYEVEVEELGSEVQNQRPKATQQSPQPKPQVAQKPKQNNQGLNNSGGNVCAPMPGTINDVRVKTGDSVKKGQVLLILEAMKMENEIISNSDGTVKSVNVSKGASVSAGDLLITIG; encoded by the coding sequence ATGATAAAAAAATATAATATAACTGTTAATGGAAATACATATGAAGTAGAAGTGGAAGAATTAGGATCAGAAGTACAAAATCAAAGACCTAAAGCTACACAACAATCACCACAGCCAAAACCTCAAGTAGCTCAAAAACCAAAACAAAATAATCAAGGATTAAATAATTCAGGTGGAAATGTTTGTGCACCTATGCCAGGAACTATAAATGATGTACGTGTAAAAACTGGAGATAGTGTAAAAAAAGGTCAAGTATTACTTATACTTGAAGCTATGAAAATGGAAAATGAAATAATATCAAACTCTGATGGTACAGTTAAATCTGTTAACGTATCAAAAGGAGCATCAGTAAGTGCAGGAGATCTTTTAATAACTATAGGTTAA
- a CDS encoding sodium ion-translocating decarboxylase subunit beta — protein MGEVINNFIQSMGIVNIDWRQIVMILIACILLYLAIAKGFEPLLLVPIAFGMLLTNLPLAGAMNTPISSISDLSLTPDSINGTISTKTPGGLLYYLYQGCKLGIFPPLIFLGVGAMTDFGPMISNPKSILLGAAAQFGIFFTFIGALVLGFTGLEASSIGIIGGADGPTAIFLTTKLAPHLLAPIAVAAYSYMALVPIIQPPIMRALTTKDERSIVMAQSKPVSKKVKIIFPIVVTIVVSLLLPSAATLIGLLMFGNLLKECTVTDRLSDTATNALMNIVTIFLGLSVGASAEAEIFLSMQTIKIFALGIVAFSIGTGTGVLFAKLMNKFTKVKINPLIGGAGVSAVPMAARVAHKVAQEENPGNFLLMYAMGPNVAGVIGSAVAAGILLSLFG, from the coding sequence ATGGGAGAAGTTATAAATAATTTTATTCAATCAATGGGTATTGTTAATATAGATTGGCGACAAATAGTTATGATTTTAATCGCCTGTATATTACTATATTTAGCAATAGCAAAAGGATTCGAACCTTTATTACTAGTGCCTATAGCTTTTGGTATGTTGCTTACTAATCTTCCATTAGCAGGGGCTATGAACACACCAATATCATCTATAAGTGATCTTTCATTGACACCTGATTCAATTAATGGAACAATTTCAACCAAAACTCCAGGAGGCTTACTATATTACTTATATCAAGGTTGTAAACTAGGTATATTTCCTCCACTAATATTTTTAGGAGTTGGAGCTATGACTGATTTTGGGCCTATGATATCTAATCCAAAGAGTATATTATTAGGAGCAGCAGCACAATTTGGAATATTTTTTACATTTATTGGGGCATTAGTTTTAGGCTTTACAGGTCTGGAGGCATCATCTATAGGAATCATAGGTGGAGCAGATGGGCCAACAGCGATATTTTTAACTACAAAATTAGCACCACATTTACTAGCACCTATAGCTGTTGCAGCTTATTCATACATGGCACTAGTACCTATTATTCAACCTCCTATAATGAGGGCATTAACTACTAAGGATGAAAGAAGTATAGTTATGGCTCAATCAAAGCCTGTATCTAAAAAAGTAAAAATTATTTTCCCAATAGTAGTAACAATAGTAGTATCATTACTGCTTCCGTCAGCAGCTACACTAATAGGGTTACTTATGTTTGGAAATTTACTTAAAGAATGTACAGTTACAGACAGACTATCAGATACTGCAACTAATGCACTTATGAATATAGTTACAATATTTTTAGGATTATCCGTTGGGGCTTCAGCAGAAGCTGAAATATTTTTAAGTATGCAGACTATAAAAATATTTGCACTTGGAATTGTTGCATTTAGTATAGGAACAGGGACAGGAGTATTATTTGCAAAATTGATGAATAAATTTACAAAAGTAAAAATTAACCCACTTATAGGAGGAGCAGGAGTGTCTGCAGTTCCTATGGCAGCTAGAGTAGCGCATAAAGTTGCACAAGAAGAAAACCCAGGAAACTTTTTACTTATGTACGCTATGGGACCAAATGTTGCTGGAGTAATAGGTTCAGCCGTTGCAGCAGGAATACTTTTAAGTTTATTTGGATAA
- a CDS encoding DUF1294 domain-containing protein, translated as MSYLFIYFLIMSSITFFLMYIDKQRAIKKEWRIPEINLMALSFLGGSFGTYLGMYFFRHKTKHIKFTLGVPVAIFFNLIIYFYLINLI; from the coding sequence ATGAGTTATTTATTTATTTATTTTTTAATAATGTCTTCGATTACTTTTTTTCTTATGTACATAGATAAACAAAGAGCTATAAAAAAAGAATGGAGAATCCCAGAAATTAATTTAATGGCTTTATCGTTCTTAGGCGGGTCTTTTGGAACCTATCTTGGAATGTACTTTTTTAGGCATAAAACAAAACATATAAAATTTACGCTCGGTGTTCCAGTAGCAATATTTTTTAATTTAATAATATATTTTTACCTTATTAATCTAATATAA